GTAATATATATCgtgttatgttattttaatttattatctgtgtgaCTCAATACTGAATTGAGCTTATGGAAAATATATCCATTCATCGCATATTCTActcaatattgttatttttaaatttaaagggcAAGTGAGAAGTGCAGACAaaacctgtccctgcgagcaatggtgtcgatgcttcgcagggaatcggcgtcgagggccgtagcctccttctgtgagaccgtcatggttcagaaggagacgtcggagcgggaacgggaaagggccgatcctgctcggcggagacgacgacggtgTCGTCTCGGCcctaaccctggggccgtggatgcgtgaggtgggggcctcacgtgtcctatttcagacggcgctgtggaggacggcagccgtgaaggcctcgcgctgccgtacgcccCCTGCTGAGAGCTccaccgagccacgagtggagcaaaccacgggagaggccgcggatgcgttatatcaacacgatcccgcagcctctccgatccgtgctgaggacggccatcgcagtggttttagtgggtaagaatcccacataacccggttccacccccataggacccgggtacctttctgaaggtttccaatgcgagaaaaaaaaagtagctAGATGAAAAACCGCAGACACGAAAGTACTTGGGTTCAAACAAACAAgtcattactattattattatattatcaatcaatcaatcaatcaacagccaatcgttgtccactgctgaacatagtcctctcccaaggtgcgccaaagctccctgtcctccgccttccgcatccagttggtgcccgccaccttcttaaggtcgtcggtccacctggctggagggcgccctacgctgcgcttgccgattcgcggtctccactctaggactcgtctgctccaacggccatcggtcctacgacatacgtgaccagcccactgccacttcagcctgctaattttgcaagctatgtcggtgactccggtttttttccggataatctcatttctgatcttatccttcaaagatactccgagcatagctcgctccatagcacgctgagcgactttgaatttgtggactagtcccgcagttagtgtccacgtttcggcaccgtatgtcatggcaggtaagacgcattggttgaagactttcaaCTTCACTtttttcaaacattgcggtatagacgacttgaggacttgacgaaggctaccaaatgctgcccatcccaatgCCGATTCTTCGAtaggcttccttctcgaagttgttcttaccgacttgtattatctttcctaggtaggtatattcactaacaacttcgagaggtttcccctcgacgtatatcggtcccggcacgacatgcctattgaacatgaccttggtcttgtccaagtttataccgagaccgacacaccgggaagactcgtctaggctacgcagcatttcggtgagttgttccagcgactctgctatgatgacgatatcgtcggcaaatcgaaggtgtgagatgtactcgccgtttacattgactccatacctagtccaatccagcgtcttgaaaacgtcttccaacgcgttggtgaacagtttcggggatattacatccccctgtctcacccctctgcgcagttggatcgccttcgtcttacagtcctggatgtggacagtcattgtagcggcgttgtacagacatctcagtacctcgatatatctccaatcgatatgacatctctgcaatgagtcaagcactgcccaggtttcgatggagtcgaagactttctcgtagtccacaaatgccatacacagcggctgattgtactcttcggtcttctgcacaatctgccgaacagtatggatgtggtccacggtgctgtagcctgatcgaaagccagcttgcaagatattatattagattaacattattattatattgtaaaacgaGTGAATCAAAAAAGTAATtttgccaaaaatatttttctaagatTCAAAccaatataaaactaaaaataaatgtcaataggATAGACCTTTTAACAAATTACCTATTTCTCTAATATAGctttatacaattacaaatccataattgtatatttattatcttgcaATGTCTTTAATATCGTTATAACGGtcgatgatattttaatattagttggaacaacacacatatatacattaagtATGTTCTGTGCTATCGATACTAAATTTAAGTACGCAATACTcgattttaattagtatttttgtaaCGCTCGTTCACATAAAACATTTCAACTGTAATTGAGATGTGGAAATGCGTTAATGTGTAGCGCGGAATAGGTAGTAAATTAGAAATGGTACGTACCATCGGCGGAGTATCACGTATAACGTCTAGGCAATGACTGCGTTGTGTATTGGTAAGTTTATAGTTGCAAatcctaaaataataaatgtcataaaaacctatgcatatatattttaacaatatgatagtttgtgttatataataattttgttgacTTGAactatataagattatttatatatattttcgatagTAGTTATAATCAGTGGTGTTTAATTTGCTTTTCTAGCCACTaaatttcttgccggttctcggTATCTTTattccgaaccgatggtagctttacatttaatatgatcATGTAAAACGATTCAGAATTGATTGTAAAAGTCTCTTTGAATGaagtaattgattttaatttttaattatcctagtaaaagataaaaaatactccAATGGAACTTCTATTATAACAAGACCTGTGACATTTGTATGACAAATCCATTACACATAGTTGGTAACGTGCTGGAGTCAACGCAGTTTAGTCTTTAGTGCAGCGTAAAAATAGTGCAGTATTTTgtgtgaatttatatttattttttcgtaatTAATCGAAACATtatctaattaatttttgtttgattaCGTAAATGGTGATAACATATGtcgttctattatttttaatattagacgtaagtatgtataatttgtatagTACATATAAGCAACAAATACGtagatactaataatattattatacttttagtggctgttttatttatctttgacTTATCTTATCTTTTAGTTTGAACGGTTTGAGCGACCATCGCAATAAAACCCCATTcgattctaaaaatatataataaaaaaataataagaataaacaaCAAATGTTGAAAAAGCAATTCTGCTATTATCCTAATCCATACGATAacgtatgtttatatgtatatatattgtatgtgtgTACGTGTTTGTAATGTGCAATAAAACCATATAAACTGATTGTCTTATTGTAGATTGTAATATagataatgtttgtttgttcgtaTCTATCTCTTATTCTTCCGTCATTTTTATGCTTAGTTCTCTAATgacattttctatatattatttattttattcatttatttatttaatttaataggaagccaacgttgcatataatattatcttagtcTAATAAGTaacctatatataaaaagaataacaaGATATTGTTTGCCCCACTTAAACGCTTACTCAGCACGCATAGTCTTACAGACATTCTTCGTTACACATACTAAGTACatgataaattgttaaataaataaaaatatataataattattatatttctaataacaaattaattattagttttgatTGACATTAGATTGACAGATTTGGTTGGCATAatattttggtattttatttggataatattgccttataattaatttaatatatataattaatattatattatttatttaatatatgccttattctaataaaattttttttttcaataattagatATGAGTTAGAAATGTTAACTGGTGATTTCAATAAGGCAACTTATAAGGGAGTTGACtgttgtttgttgtttatttgCATAGTGCAAAAAATATACACGTacttatgttgattttatttccttttggTATGCATTTTGAACGCATACATTTTTACTTTTGGTAATCattagcatttatatatattttttaaatataaataggatattattatatcagtgATAATTCTTAAATTTCATCATCAATTTTGATGTTTAATCTGTTAcgcagtaattaaaaatataaaatttaatggtaaataataaataacgaacTATTTAGATTTCTTAAATTCATATTACGCAgctatattacatttattaataataataaattctactGACTATCGAATAAATGTCGTAactcaaataatataagtacctACCTAATAACATTTCATATCATGCACActcgtattaaaaataacaaaagctcAAACAATTTTAAGGAAATTggttataattgaaattttaatgccGGTTAGTTATGACATAGGTTCGCCGTGTATTGACCTTGAAAACGTCAGTTGCCGGGCGTGCGCCGTGCTAGCCCATGCTCCATCCGCAGAGAGGGGATAAAAcattcaaaacaaaacaaacccCAAAATACGATACGCAAACGCGAGTGAAAgccgttaataaataataaaacgaaacaTTAAATCGACTTCCATGTTAATAATAGTGAATTAAGTGTTGTTTCCAAGAACAAGTTGTTCCAGAAATTATGTTTCGAATTCATTGCGCATGTGTAAACATAccttactaaattaaaaagtcgTGCTTACGGTGAATCTGCCTGCTGTTCGTTTGGTTGGATTATACAGATACGGAATGTCATGGCGTAATAACAGGTGCGCTTAATGGTATAAGAGCGAAAGTCGTGTAAGCACagcgtttgtttttaaatcattcaataataaaatatattgaattaaacaaaaaaagtaatacGAATTAAGACAACAACTTCaataaatgtaacattattataattataaagctgTAACATTATATGCGTTAAACATTTTTGCTTAGAATTAACGAAATTATCACAACTTTGTAATGTAAACATAACATTATTCTAATATTTCGTTATGTAGGTATTTTGTCTGCGATCTATCTCGATTTAACACGGGTACAAGCGTTTAGTATCATCATATCATTCGTCTTTATAGTTacgtagtatattttaatttgtattattaaataggtCATATTTATGAGTTTTTAAATGATTACCTTCTATTGATTATTACTACCTGAGTTAAAAATAGCACAAAATGTATTGGAAATATAAGTAGGTTACGGTAAATAATATCAAGTTGAGTTGTGTGCTCTATGCATCATGGCCTGAATCTCGCGGGTTTTTCGTTTAACCTTGACTGTTCCTAAAATAACgaagttctttttttattgtattacgtAGGCAGGCTGGAAagtgggccgcctgatggtaagtgatcaccaccgcttATTTACATCAGTGCTGTAACAACTATTAATTACTCCTTAAATCGCCAGTGCCAGCAACCTTGGACACCTACCACTAAGACACAGTCTTTGTGTAAGATTCCCAAACCGCTATTCTATCTCCAAGATATAGATTGATATCTTTGTGAACCAAAATCAATTAAGTAACTGACACATACGCTCAcgcaaattacatttaattttgacatatgATTTTTTGCTTTCTTTCAAAAACtaacatcattttttttaatttgtactaaataataacgataatttatttaaatttagaaaagtgTTAATCATTATCAAAgtacatataatacaatttaaagcggttactgtatttaaaattttgcactgtttgtttgtatttttagaaATGTTCTTAACTTTATTTTCGTGTTCAACGTTAGATGAATTAGAACAGTACGAATGGCTAGATCGCTTGACTATAAATTATActatgagatatttttttataactcgttattaaaaaaatgtatttggtgTTATAACACCAAAATTTACCAGCGTGAACACGGCACGGTACGCTCATCGTTTAgtcgttaattttataaaaatattttaaaaatagttaagtgTTCGACTCCCGGGAATTTTTCGATATTCTTTGTATGGAAAAATAAAACTTCCActcacaatttaaaaattaagtctATATATCCTCAAATGTAAAATTCATCATGTACTCGACCATACAAgagatttttaagtttaatttaagctTGTTTCACTTGTTTcagatataaatatcaaaatttcatCGTTCATTCAAAAATACCGACAGAAAACTCGTAGAAAGCAAAAATTAACGAAGCTGTTCGAACATGACGCGAAGAAGATGCCTCGGTGCATATCCCTGCGCTTGCGCCTCCTGACGTCATTAAGACAATTACTATCGATAAGATCACTGCTAATTATAACATGTATTAGTTTTACGATATCTTTTATTTGGATCCAGTTGGTAGAAaaggataatttaattattgataatgaAAGTTTAGTTAACGAAGCACTCGAAAATGTCGCCCGCGACCATAGATACGCAGAAGTATACAGGAAAGTGGACAGATTGCAAAAAGATGTTAAATACATACTCCTTTGGACGCCACATAACTTTGCACCGTTTTATTATTTCGGTGACGGTCAAAGAGCGTTTATCGATAAAAACTGTTCAAATATAAACTGCTACGTCACGAGCGATCGAAATTTTTTCCATGGAGACACATCAAAGTTTGATGCAATAGCTTTTAATGGGCGAAATATCGATACTCTTACTAAATCACAATTACCAAAGGTCCGTTCACAACgtcaaaaatttatatactttaacatGGAATCAGCTGATAATTACCCCGTTTGCGATGATATGTTTGATGGCTTCTTCAATTGGACTTCGACATACAGATTAGATTCAGATATACCATACCCTTACATTCAAATAAGAAATTCTAACGGAGAAATTGTTGGCCCACGAGAAAAAATGAACTGGGTTAGGAGCAATACCTTAAATGATGAAtacttacaaacaaaattacaaaacaagagcAAGGCTGTTGCTTGGTTTGTGTCACACTGCTCAAGTAGAAGTGGTAGAAGAGAATATGCTAATCAGTTAAGAAGAGCGCTGCGCGCTCATGGCTTGACGCTTGATATATACGGAGCATGTGGACCACTAAAATGTCCACGAAATCGGAAGAACAGTTGCGATTCCATCTTAGAAagtgattattttttctatctttCGTTTGAAAATTCGTTAGCGAAGGATTATGTAACGGAGAAACTTCTAACAGCATTGCAGCACGATTCGGTTCCTATTGTTCTTGGTGGTGCTGATTACTCAAGGTAAGCTCGTCTTCACTATGACAGTTTAGGCAgtctatttcattttaaaaaatatatcgtaaattTCCTTAAAGTAGGATGTATGAAGGATTTCATACAAAACGCGATGAATGCACGCAGATACGTGATTGTTAGCTTCACCGCTGCATACGATATTATTTAAGAACACAAATAACAATTCATTATACTAATACttcattatattactttaactacattaagttaaaaaatcatTCTCAAGGAGTCATAATTTTGTATCACTATCACAACATTTGTCTTGCGGTCtcattatttgtgtatttaaaaaaaaatgtttaacataataatatattataaattaaataaattataataattatattaccaaTCATGTAATTATTACTATTGTCTTAGTAATTAATTGTTCCTTGTAAGTGAAACAAGTTGAAGCCTTTGTTGGTGGtactaaacatataaataacaagttttatCTATTTTACACCTTAAACTAAATCATCGGATGTCCGGGTTTAGGGATCAGCGTGTGTTGTGACATATAGGCCTCTTCCAGCTGTtttcatttatctttatttttagaatatctTGACCAGATTTTccttccaattttttttaatatctctgtCCGCTTTCCTTTTGGTTCCATTTCATGTTATATTTTGTGTACATTTCATCCTGTTTGTCATGTGTCATGTCCTccatttcaacttttttttgtaaacttatgatcatttaaatgtgttttgttGGTTGTATTGATTTAATACATGTGAATTTCTTTTACAGATTTCTTCCACCTGGATCTTATTTAAACGCTCGTAGTACAACACCTACTGCCTTGGCAAATATGATAGCTAAGCTTATGTTGAGCAAAGAATACTATCAATTCTTCTTATGGAAGTCTTCCTACACATACTATGATCCGACCGAAACAAATAACGTCTGCGCCGTTTGTGCAGCACTTCACAATAAGGAAATGTTTGAAACACCAAGTGTTTATAGGAAGTTAAGAAGATGGTGGCATCCAAATTATGATGATAGATGCTACacgtgatatattttatacattctataataatttatagattatagTGTATATACCATCACTGCCAAATCTTTAGGATAAGTTCCTGTTTTAAGTAATTCTTTacttagggctttgtgcaagtccgtctggataggtactatccactcatcagatattttatcgtCAGTGTTCCGATTTGAACGGCGACTGAACAAGTTttactacatgcacaagggacatgatatcttatttcccaaggttggtgacgcattggcgatgtgataTCTATATAGATAGTAGGAACCACTTCACTTCAGGTGGTAAATTTGCAAGGCCACCTAccgatttcataaaaaaaaaaaatacataaaaatgcaattatCAAATTTTTGGGCAGGTAATGGTCACTGATGATCTTAAAATACTAAGAGAGAGTTTGAAGTTCAAATGTTGataccgattttttttaaagatttgttattggggacattattaaaatttactatataataaaacgttcAGATTATCTCCATAGCCTAATCCAATAACAGGAGGATTGAATTCAtatgatatcattggtcacAAGATCTtgtataatctatggtattcattgttgatttgtgaaaaaatggcgttttaaatgtcggcgaagttgttattggAAAGTTggacgtaaaattaaaatacttataaataattaacgaaatatgattgtattgtaaataaatatatattaatgaagaattgtttgtagtacataatatagcagagctattagcaaatccgagaagccgagatggcctagtggtaagaacgcgcgaatcttaaccgatgatcgtgggttcaaacccgggcaagcaccactgaattttcatgtgcttaatttgtgtttataat
This Nymphalis io chromosome 21, ilAglIoxx1.1, whole genome shotgun sequence DNA region includes the following protein-coding sequences:
- the LOC126776824 gene encoding alpha-(1,3)-fucosyltransferase C-like isoform X3, yielding MTALCIDINIKISSFIQKYRQKTRRKQKLTKLFEHDAKKMPRCISLRLRLLTSLRQLLSIRSLLIITCISFTISFIWIQLVEKDNLIIDNESLVNEALENVARDHRYAEVYRKVDRLQKDVKYILLWTPHNFAPFYYFGDGQRAFIDKNCSNINCYVTSDRNFFHGDTSKFDAIAFNGRNIDTLTKSQLPKVRSQRQKFIYFNMESADNYPVCDDMFDGFFNWTSTYRLDSDIPYPYIQIRNSNGEIVGPREKMNWVRSNTLNDEYLQTKLQNKSKAVAWFVSHCSSRSGRREYANQLRRALRAHGLTLDIYGACGPLKCPRNRKNSCDSILESDYFFYLSFENSLAKDYVTEKLLTALQHDSVPIVLGGADYSRFLPPGSYLNARSTTPTALANMIAKLMLSKEYYQFFLWKSSYTYYDPTETNNVCAVCAALHNKEMFETPSVYRKLRRWWHPNYDDRCYT
- the LOC126776824 gene encoding alpha-(1,3)-fucosyltransferase C-like isoform X2, producing MTALCIDINIKISSFIQKYRQKTRRKQKLTKLFEHDAKKMPRCISLRLRLLTSLRQLLSIRSLLIITCISFTISFIWIQLVEKDNLIIDNESLVNEALENVARDHRYAEVYRKVDRLQKDVKYILLWTPHNFAPFYYFGDGQRAFIDKNCSNINCYVTSDRNFFHGDTSKFDAIAFNGRNIDTLTKSQLPKVRSQRQKFIYFNMESADNYPVCDDMFDGFFNWTSTYRLDSDIPYPYIQIRNSNGEIVGPREKMNWVRSNTLNDEYLQTKLQNKSKAVAWFVSHCSSRSGRREYANQLRRALRAHGLTLDIYGACGPLKCPRNRKNSCDSILESDYFFYLSFENSLAKDYVTEKLLTALQHDSVPIVLGGADYSRFLPPGSYLNARSTTPTALANMIAKLMLSKEYYQFFLWKSSYTYYDPTETNNVCAVCAALHNKEMFETPSVYRKLRRWWHPNYDDRCYT
- the LOC126776824 gene encoding alpha-(1,3)-fucosyltransferase C-like isoform X4 encodes the protein MNLFIDINIKISSFIQKYRQKTRRKQKLTKLFEHDAKKMPRCISLRLRLLTSLRQLLSIRSLLIITCISFTISFIWIQLVEKDNLIIDNESLVNEALENVARDHRYAEVYRKVDRLQKDVKYILLWTPHNFAPFYYFGDGQRAFIDKNCSNINCYVTSDRNFFHGDTSKFDAIAFNGRNIDTLTKSQLPKVRSQRQKFIYFNMESADNYPVCDDMFDGFFNWTSTYRLDSDIPYPYIQIRNSNGEIVGPREKMNWVRSNTLNDEYLQTKLQNKSKAVAWFVSHCSSRSGRREYANQLRRALRAHGLTLDIYGACGPLKCPRNRKNSCDSILESDYFFYLSFENSLAKDYVTEKLLTALQHDSVPIVLGGADYSRFLPPGSYLNARSTTPTALANMIAKLMLSKEYYQFFLWKSSYTYYDPTETNNVCAVCAALHNKEMFETPSVYRKLRRWWHPNYDDRCYT
- the LOC126776824 gene encoding alpha-(1,3)-fucosyltransferase C-like isoform X6, with the protein product MPRCISLRLRLLTSLRQLLSIRSLLIITCISFTISFIWIQLVEKDNLIIDNESLVNEALENVARDHRYAEVYRKVDRLQKDVKYILLWTPHNFAPFYYFGDGQRAFIDKNCSNINCYVTSDRNFFHGDTSKFDAIAFNGRNIDTLTKSQLPKVRSQRQKFIYFNMESADNYPVCDDMFDGFFNWTSTYRLDSDIPYPYIQIRNSNGEIVGPREKMNWVRSNTLNDEYLQTKLQNKSKAVAWFVSHCSSRSGRREYANQLRRALRAHGLTLDIYGACGPLKCPRNRKNSCDSILESDYFFYLSFENSLAKDYVTEKLLTALQHDSVPIVLGGADYSRFLPPGSYLNARSTTPTALANMIAKLMLSKEYYQFFLWKSSYTYYDPTETNNVCAVCAALHNKEMFETPSVYRKLRRWWHPNYDDRCYT